CACACCGCGGCGTTACGGGCGCGTGACGGTCAATCCGTTGGCCCACCTCGACCCCTTCGGCACGTTGCTGCTGCTCGTCGCGGGCTTCGGCTTCGCCAAGCCGGTGCCGGTCAATCCGAACAACGTCGGGCGCTGGGGCATGTTGTGGGTGGCGGCGGCCGGGCCGATCAGCAACCTGATCATCGCCCTGATCTCGGCGGGCCTGCTGGTCGTGCTGCCTCAGACGCCCCTGGTGCTGCAGGTGTTGCTCACGGTGCTGGGCGTGAATATCGTGCTGGCGGTCTTCAACCTCATTCCCATCCCGCTGCTCGACGGCAGCCGGATTCTGGGCGCGCTCGTGCCCTCGCTCGGGCGCAGCCTCGCGCAGTTCGAGGCGATGCCCTTCTCGTTCCTGATCGTGATGGCCTTCATCTTTCTGGCGCGTGAACCCATCGGCGTGCTCATCAGCAACGTGCAGAGCTTCGTGCTGGGTGTGGTGGGCTTCCGGTAGTCCCGCCCGAAAACTGCTATCCTGAAATCCCGGAGGCCGAAGCGCCCCGGTTTTTCTTTTTGGCCCCCAGGTGCGGGGCCGGCGCTTTTCGGATGAACATGAAATATATCTTCGTGAGCGGCGGCGTGGTCAGCAGCCTCGGCAAGGGCGTGGCGAGCGCCAGTCTGGGAGCGCTGCTGCGCGCGCGCGGTTACCGCGTGACGGCCGTCAAGATCGACCCCTACATCAACATCGACGCGGGCACCATGCGTCCCTACGAGCACGGCGAGGTCTTCGTGACCGCCTCGGGCGCCGAGACCGACCTCGACATCGGCAACTACGAGCGCTTTCTCGACCTCGACGTGCCGCCGGGCAGCAACATCACGACCGGGCAGGTCTACCAGGAAGTGATTCGCAAGGAGCGCGCCGGGGACTACCTCTCGCAGACCGTGCAGGTCATTCCGCACGTCACCGACGAGATCAAGCGCCGCATCCGCGTGGCGGGCGAGTCGGCGGGCGCCGAGGTCGTGCTGATTGAGGTGGGCGGCACGGTGGGCGACATCGAGTCGCTGCCCTTCCTGGAGGCCATCCGGCAGTTCCGTTTCGACGAGGGCGACGAGAACGTGCTGTACCTGCACCTCACCCTCGTGCCGTACCTGGGGACCAGCAACGAGTTCAAGACCAAGCCCACCCAGCACTCTGTGGCGGCGCTACGCTCCTACGGCATCAGCCCCGACATCGTGATGGTGCGCAGCAAGGAAAAACTGCCCCCCGAGATCACCCGCAAGATCGCGGCCTTCACGAGCGTGCGCGAAAACCGCGTGTTTTCCAGCTACGACGTGGCGCACGTCTACGAAGTGCCGCTGGCGCTGGAGGAACAGGGTCTGGGCAAGGCAGTCGAGGACCTGCTGGGTCTGGAACGCATCCACCCCAACCTGGGTGTGTGGCAAAACGCCGTGAAGACCATCAAGCGGCCGGGACGCGAGGTCACCATCGCCATCGCGGGCAAGTACACGGCCATGCCCGACGCCTACCTGTCGATGCTCGAATCGCTCACGCACGCCGGGGTCGCCAACGACGCCCGCGTGAAGATCAAGTGGGTCAACGCCGAGGAACTCACCGAGGGGGACCTCGAAGCCCAGTTCGGGGACGTGGGCGGCATCCTGGTGCCGGGCGGCTTCGGCGTGCGCGGCATCGAGGGCAAGATCCGGGCGGCCGAGTACGCCCGCACGCGCGGCGTGCCGTACCTGGGCATCTGCCTGGGGATGCAGATCGCCGTGATCGAGTACGCCCGGCATGTAGCCGGCCTGGAAGGCGCCAACTCGACCGAGTTCGACGAGTACGCGCCCCACAAGGTCGTGGGCCTGATGCCCGAGCAACTGGATATCGAGGGTCTGGGCGGCACCATGCGCCTGGGCGACTGGCCCATGCAGCTCGCCGCTGGAACCACCATCGCCGAGTTGTACGGCGTACCGGCCGGCGGCACCGTCCGCGAGCGCCACCGCCACCGTTTCGAGGTCAACCCCGAGTATGTCCCCCGCCTCCAGGACGCCGGCCTGACCGTCAGCGGCGTGACCCCCGGCATGAACGGGCGCGGCGCGGGCCTCGTCGAGAGCGTCGAGATTCCGGGCCACCCCTTCTTCGTGGCGTTGCAGGCCCACCCCGAGTTCAAGAGCCGCCCGATGCGCCCGAGTCCGCCCTTCGCCGGCTTCGTGGCGGCGGCGCTGGAGCGCCAGGCCCAGGACTAGGTCCAGGCAGGGGCGACGGCTTCCGGTGACAGCCGGAGCCGTCGCCCCCGAAATGACGGGCGCGGGCCGCGGCGCCGCTCGGCCTATGCTGGGCGGATGCTCGCCGATCTCTGGCCCCTGGCTGCCCTGCGGTTGACCTCCCGGCGCCTGACGCTGCGGCTACCTGACGAGGCCGGACTGGTGGCCCTGGCGGGTGTGGCGGCGGCCGGGGTCCACCGGCCCCATGAACGGCCGTTTCTGACGCCGTGGACCGACCTGCCGCCCGACGAGCGGGCCCGCTCCGTCCTCCAGGGGGTCTGGAAGGCGCGGGGCGACTGGACCCCGCAGGTCTGGGCGCTGCATCTCGGCGTCTTCCTGGAGGACCGGCCGCTGGGGATGGTGACGGTCCGGGCGCGCGAGTTCCGGGTGCTGCGCGAGGTGACAACCTCCTCCTGGCTGGGTCTGGAGCATCAGGGTCAGGGCTACGGCACCGAGGCGCGCGCCGCCCTACTGACTCTGGCGTTCGGCGGCCTGAACGCGGAGGCGGCCCTCAGCGTGGTCTTTCAGGACAACGCCGCCTCGCAGGGTGTCTCGCGCCGGCTGGGCTACGTTCCGGACGGGGTGCAGCGGGATGTGCTCAATGGGCGCGCCGTCGTTTCGGACCGGCTACGGCTCACGCGCGCGGCATGGCAGGCGGCGCCCCGGCCTCCGGTGGAGATGACGGGTCTGGAGGCCTGCCGTCCGTTGTTC
The DNA window shown above is from Deinococcus sp. Leaf326 and carries:
- a CDS encoding site-2 protease family protein, producing the protein MGLLSLLTSNPTAFVIIALALVLSLAVHEFAHAFVADRLGDPTPRRYGRVTVNPLAHLDPFGTLLLLVAGFGFAKPVPVNPNNVGRWGMLWVAAAGPISNLIIALISAGLLVVLPQTPLVLQVLLTVLGVNIVLAVFNLIPIPLLDGSRILGALVPSLGRSLAQFEAMPFSFLIVMAFIFLAREPIGVLISNVQSFVLGVVGFR
- a CDS encoding GNAT family N-acetyltransferase; the protein is MLADLWPLAALRLTSRRLTLRLPDEAGLVALAGVAAAGVHRPHERPFLTPWTDLPPDERARSVLQGVWKARGDWTPQVWALHLGVFLEDRPLGMVTVRAREFRVLREVTTSSWLGLEHQGQGYGTEARAALLTLAFGGLNAEAALSVVFQDNAASQGVSRRLGYVPDGVQRDVLNGRAVVSDRLRLTRAAWQAAPRPPVEMTGLEACRPLFGDV
- a CDS encoding CTP synthase; protein product: MKYIFVSGGVVSSLGKGVASASLGALLRARGYRVTAVKIDPYINIDAGTMRPYEHGEVFVTASGAETDLDIGNYERFLDLDVPPGSNITTGQVYQEVIRKERAGDYLSQTVQVIPHVTDEIKRRIRVAGESAGAEVVLIEVGGTVGDIESLPFLEAIRQFRFDEGDENVLYLHLTLVPYLGTSNEFKTKPTQHSVAALRSYGISPDIVMVRSKEKLPPEITRKIAAFTSVRENRVFSSYDVAHVYEVPLALEEQGLGKAVEDLLGLERIHPNLGVWQNAVKTIKRPGREVTIAIAGKYTAMPDAYLSMLESLTHAGVANDARVKIKWVNAEELTEGDLEAQFGDVGGILVPGGFGVRGIEGKIRAAEYARTRGVPYLGICLGMQIAVIEYARHVAGLEGANSTEFDEYAPHKVVGLMPEQLDIEGLGGTMRLGDWPMQLAAGTTIAELYGVPAGGTVRERHRHRFEVNPEYVPRLQDAGLTVSGVTPGMNGRGAGLVESVEIPGHPFFVALQAHPEFKSRPMRPSPPFAGFVAAALERQAQD